The Arachis ipaensis cultivar K30076 chromosome B07, Araip1.1, whole genome shotgun sequence genome includes a window with the following:
- the LOC107609098 gene encoding 6-phosphofructo-2-kinase/fructose-2,6-bisphosphatase translates to MGHGGNLHNGTEEEEEEGGGGENNNKNDSIQEKQGSLLYVSIKMENTTSSNNTGLNNGDLFPHVYGSFPLVSSWDPSKALSLERESASMWELSFVVPPNHEAFDFKFLLKPKHIDTPCFVEEGPSRLLIGAELQEENRLALFRLDNGKVLEYRVLVESSRVSPYDLAASWRAYQGQFRRSAVRGIPDVSIDSELQTGGESASSPSLELDLEHYVVPAPSNSVDPDVVYAANLTEDPRSLSSEPCGGLHSLGDGNPPTDQHETETEFSIQDLSKLYKSPGMVQSKSMGTLSSMHKEDGKRGGLVDRGVGSPRRRIIKSSSSSSFTTGIGLDTDAKNSIPAAAGAVAAGAVADQMLGPKEDRHLAIVMVSLPARGKTYTAGKLTRYLRWLGHETKHFNVGKYRRLKHGANQSADFFRADNPQGMEARNEVAKLAFEDMISWFEDGGQVGIFDATNSNKERRKMLMKLAEGRCKIIFLETICNDVDIIERNIRLKIQQSPDYAEVSDFEAGLRDFKNRVANYEKVYETVEEGSYIKMIDMASGRGGQIQVNNIGGYLPGRIVFFLVNTHLTSRPILLTRHGESEDNVRGRIGGDPALSKTGELYKQKLAKFIEKRLKAERAASIWTSTLQRTILTAAPIVGLPKIQWRALDEIDAGVCDGMTYEEIKKNMPQEYEARKKDKLRYRYPRGESYLDVIQRLEPVIIELERQRAPVVVVSHQAVLRALYAYFTDRPLKEIPHIEMPLHTIIEINLGATGVQEKRYKLMD, encoded by the exons ATGGGGCATGGTGGAAACTTGCATAATGGAacggaggaagaagaagaagaaggaggaggaggagagaataataataagaatgatagcaTTCAAGAGAAGCAGGGTTCTCTGCTCTATGTTTCAATCAAGATGGAGAACACAACAAGCAGCAATAACACTGGTCTCAACAATGGTGACCTATTCCCTCATGTCTATGGCTCCTTCCCACTTGTCTCTTCATGGGATCCTTCCAAAGCT CTTTCTTTGGAACGAGAATCGGCGTCAATGTGGGAGTTGAGCTTTGTTGTTCCACCTAATCATG aAGCCTTTGATTTTAAATTCCTCCTTAAACCCAAGCACATCGATACACCTTGCTTTGTTGAGGAGGGTCCAAGTCGCCTACTCATTGGGGCAGAATTGCAGGAGGAAAACAGACTTGCTTTGTTTAGGCTTGATAATGGCAAAGTTCTAGAGTATCGAGTTCTTGTTGAATCAAGCAGGGTTTCCCCATATGACCTTGCAGCTAGTTGGAGGGCTTATCAGGGGCAATTTCGTCGTTCAGCTGTACGCGGGATACCTGATGTCAGCATAGATTCTGAACTTCAGACAGGTGGTGAG aGTGCTTCTTCTCCGAGTTTGGAGCTTGACCTCGAGCATTACGTTGTACCAGCTCCCTCAAATTCTGTGGATCCAGATGTAGTGTATGCTGCTAACCTAACAGAGGATCCTAGGTCACTCAGTAGTGAACCTTGCGGTGGGTTGCATTCATTGGGTGATGGAAATCCTCCTACTGATCAACATGAAACT GAGACGGAGTTTAGCATCCAAGATTTATCTAAGTTGTATAAAAGTCCTGGGATGGTTCAATCTAAATCAATGGGAACACTTTCATCTATGCATAAAGAAGATGGCAAGAGGGGAGGTCTTGTCGATAGAGGTGTTGGTTCTCCAAGACGAAGAATCATAAAATCTTCTAGTTCAAGCAGTTTCACTACTGGTATTGGTTTGGATACTGACGCCAAG aattcAATTCCAGCTGCTGCTGGAGCAGTTGCAGCTGGTGCCGTTGCCGATCAGATGCTGGGTCCTAAAGAGGATAGACATCTGGCAATTGTCATG gtGAGTCTACCAGCTCGAGGTAAAACTTACACTGCAGGTAAACTTACAAGATATCTTCGTTGGTTAGGTCATGAGACCAAACACTTCAATGTTGGCAAG TATCGTCGCCTTAAGCATGGAGCAAATCAG TCTGCTGATTTCTTTCGAGCTGACAATCCACAAGGCATGGAGGCACGGAATGAG GTAGCAAAGCTGGCATTTGAAGATATGATATCTTGGTTTGAAGACGGTGGTCAG GTTGGGATATTTGATGCCACAAACAGTAACAAGGAACGTAGAAAAATGCTGATGAAATTGGCTGAAGGAAGATGCAAG ATTATCTTCTTGGAGACGATATGCAACGATGTAGACATAATTGAAAGGAATATACGTCTTAAAATTCAGCAAAGTCCTGACTATGCAGAAGT GTCAGATTTTGAGGCTGGACTGCGAGACTTTAAAAACCGTGTAGCCAATTATGAGAAG GTTTATGAGACGGTGGAAGAAGGATCTTACATAAAAATGATTGACATGGCCAGTGGGCGTGGTGGGCAGATACAA GTGAATAATATTGGTGGCTACCTTCCAGGTCGAATTGTCTTTTTCTTG GTAAATACACATCTTACATCACGCCCAATTTTACTTACTCGGCATGGAGAAAGTGAGGATAATGTGAGAGGAAGAATTGGAGGAGATCCTGCATTAAG TAAGACTGGAGAACTTTATAAACAGAAGCTTGCAAAATTTATAGAAAAGCGTCTCAAAGCGGAAAGAGCTGCATCG ATATGGACTAGTACGCTGCAGCGCACAATTCTGACAGCAGCTCCAATCGTTGGACTTCCAAAG ATACAATGGCGAGCACTCGACGAGATAGATGCCGGCGTGTGTGATGGTATGACATATGAAGAAATCAAGAAGAACATGCCACAGGAGTACGA AGCGCGTAAAAAGGACAAGCTTAGGTACCGGTATCCTCGTGGGGAGTCCTACTTAGATGTCATTCAGAG GTTAGAGCCCGTAATTATCGAGCTTGAGCGACAACGAGCGCCTGTTGTTGTTGTATCTCACCAG GCAGTATTGAGGGCATTATATGCTTATTTTACAGATAGACCATTGAAAGAAATTCCACATATTGAG ATGCCGTTACATACCATAATAGAGATTAACTTGGGAGCTACAGGTGTTCAAGAGAAAAGATACAAACTAATGGATTGA
- the LOC107608068 gene encoding protein CHUP1, chloroplastic isoform X1 — protein sequence MAMFLMRKGEKMLKEESESEIFSPKKKITEVQMSKNELLEKENLELKQEVARLKSLIVSLKAHNVERKSMLWKKIHKSIDDSNSDSQLHKAAVMAEKCPENQNVLTNQEFKDSIKEGSVTKVPNPPPSPPSFLLPSHNKLQPGAPPPPPPALLKSSMGLKAVRRVPEVIELYRSLTRKEANTENRINLNGGIPALAFTRNMIEEIENRSSYLSAIKCEVQRQGEFVNLLIKEVESTSFSDISEVEAFIRWLDGELSSLVDERSVLKHFPQWPEQKVDALREAACNYRDLKSLELEVSSYEDNPKEALPQALKRIHALQDRLETSVSAKERTREITTNKYRNFHIPWDWMMDTGLVGQMKLSSLRLAKEFMKRVTKELESREALQEDNLLLQGVKFAFRVHQFAGGFDPETIQAFQELKSVGGVLRSYSKCTKFDKSCQKLV from the exons ATGGCTATGTTTCTGATGAGGAAAGGAGAGAAAATGTTGAAAGAAGAGAGTGAGTCTGAGATCTTTTCACCAAAGAAGAAAATAACTGAAGTTCAAATGTCAAAGAATGAGTTACTCGAGAAGGAAAACCTGGAGCTCAAGCAAGAAGTGGCGCGCTTGAAGTCGCTGATAGTTTCGCTGAAAGCACACAACGTGGAGAGAAAATCCATGCTGTGGAAGAAGATCCATAAGTCAATAGACGACAgcaattcagattcacagctacACAAAGCAGCCGTTATGGCAGAAAAGTGTCCTGAAAACCAGAATGTGCTTACAAATCAAGAATTCAAAGATTCAATAAAGGAGGGTTCTGTAACAAAGGTACCAAATCCGCCGCCAAGTCCGCCTTCATTCCTTCTTCCTTCGCATAACAAGTTGCAGCCCGGAGCGCCGCCTCCGCCTCCTCCGGCTCTGCTAAAATCATCAATGGGATTGAAGGCGGTGCGACGTGTTCCAGAAGTTATCGAGCTCTATCGTTCCCTTACGAGGAAGGAAGCCAACACGGAAAACAGAATAAACCTTAATGGAGGAATCCCTGCATTAGCATTCACCAGAAACATGATTGAAGAAATCGAAAACCGCTCGTCTTACCTATCCGCT ATAAAATGTGAAGTTCAAAGACAAGGCGAGTTCGTGAATTTGTTAATCAAAGAGGTGGAATCAACGTCGTTTTCGGATATTTCAGAGGTGGAGGCATTCATCAGGTGGCTGGACGGAGAACTGTCTTCATTGGTGGATGAAAGATCAGTGCTGAAGCATTTTCCACAATGGCCGGAACAAAAAGTTGATGCGCTTCGCGAAGCGGCTTGTAACTACCGAGATCTGAAGAGTCTTGAATTGGAAGTTTCATCTTATGAGGACAATCCCAAAGAGGCTCTGCCTCAAGCTTTGAAGAGGATTCATGCGTTGCAAGACAG GTTGGAGACTAGTGTTAGTGCTAAAGAAAGAACAAGGGAGATTACTACCAACAAGTACAGGAATTTTCATATCCCGTGGGACTGGATGATGGACACAGGCCTCGTTGGTCAG ATGAAGCTAAGTTCATTGAGGTTGGCAAAAGAATTCATGAAAAGAGTGACTAAGGAATTGGAGTCTCGTGAAGCATTGCAAGAAGATAACCTCTTACTACAAGGAGTAAAATTTGCATTCCGGGTACACCAG TTTGCAGGTGGCTTTGATCCGGAGACCATACAAGCATTTCAAGAATTGAAGAGCGTTGGTGGTGTTCTGCGAAGCTATAGCAAATGCACTAAATTTGACAAAAGTTGTCAGAAACTTGTGTAG
- the LOC107608068 gene encoding protein CHUP1, chloroplastic isoform X2: MAMFLMRKGEKMLKEESESEIFSPKKKITEVQMSKNELLEKENLELKQEVARLKSLIVSLKAHNVERKSMLWKKIHKSIDDSNSDSQLHKAAVMAEKCPENQNVLTNQEFKDSIKEGSVTKVPNPPPSPPSFLLPSHNKLQPGAPPPPPPALLKSSMGLKAVRRVPEVIELYRSLTRKEANTENRINLNGGIPALAFTRNMIEEIENRSSYLSAIKCEVQRQGEFVNLLIKEVESTSFSDISEVEAFIRWLDGELSSLVDERSVLKHFPQWPEQKVDALREAACNYRDLKSLELEVSSYEDNPKEALPQALKRIHALQDRLETSVSAKERTREITTNKYRNFHIPWDWMMDTGLVGQMKLSSLRLAKEFMKRVTKELESREALQEDNLLLQGVKFAFRVHQLPWHFSLQVALIRRPYKHFKN, from the exons ATGGCTATGTTTCTGATGAGGAAAGGAGAGAAAATGTTGAAAGAAGAGAGTGAGTCTGAGATCTTTTCACCAAAGAAGAAAATAACTGAAGTTCAAATGTCAAAGAATGAGTTACTCGAGAAGGAAAACCTGGAGCTCAAGCAAGAAGTGGCGCGCTTGAAGTCGCTGATAGTTTCGCTGAAAGCACACAACGTGGAGAGAAAATCCATGCTGTGGAAGAAGATCCATAAGTCAATAGACGACAgcaattcagattcacagctacACAAAGCAGCCGTTATGGCAGAAAAGTGTCCTGAAAACCAGAATGTGCTTACAAATCAAGAATTCAAAGATTCAATAAAGGAGGGTTCTGTAACAAAGGTACCAAATCCGCCGCCAAGTCCGCCTTCATTCCTTCTTCCTTCGCATAACAAGTTGCAGCCCGGAGCGCCGCCTCCGCCTCCTCCGGCTCTGCTAAAATCATCAATGGGATTGAAGGCGGTGCGACGTGTTCCAGAAGTTATCGAGCTCTATCGTTCCCTTACGAGGAAGGAAGCCAACACGGAAAACAGAATAAACCTTAATGGAGGAATCCCTGCATTAGCATTCACCAGAAACATGATTGAAGAAATCGAAAACCGCTCGTCTTACCTATCCGCT ATAAAATGTGAAGTTCAAAGACAAGGCGAGTTCGTGAATTTGTTAATCAAAGAGGTGGAATCAACGTCGTTTTCGGATATTTCAGAGGTGGAGGCATTCATCAGGTGGCTGGACGGAGAACTGTCTTCATTGGTGGATGAAAGATCAGTGCTGAAGCATTTTCCACAATGGCCGGAACAAAAAGTTGATGCGCTTCGCGAAGCGGCTTGTAACTACCGAGATCTGAAGAGTCTTGAATTGGAAGTTTCATCTTATGAGGACAATCCCAAAGAGGCTCTGCCTCAAGCTTTGAAGAGGATTCATGCGTTGCAAGACAG GTTGGAGACTAGTGTTAGTGCTAAAGAAAGAACAAGGGAGATTACTACCAACAAGTACAGGAATTTTCATATCCCGTGGGACTGGATGATGGACACAGGCCTCGTTGGTCAG ATGAAGCTAAGTTCATTGAGGTTGGCAAAAGAATTCATGAAAAGAGTGACTAAGGAATTGGAGTCTCGTGAAGCATTGCAAGAAGATAACCTCTTACTACAAGGAGTAAAATTTGCATTCCGGGTACACCAG CTGCCATGGCATTTCAGTTTGCAGGTGGCTTTGATCCGGAGACCATACAAGCATTTCAAGAATTGA